Genomic DNA from Methylocystis sp. MJC1:
GAATTGGATGGTCCATTATCTCAACGCGGACATGTTCGAAAATGAAGCGAACCGCGCGGAAGAAGCGCATTTCATGGCGGCCTTCGATGCGGAATTTGCGACACGGCACGCTGTCGCTCTGGCGGAGGTTCACCGCCGGACAGGACTGGATTACGTGCTTCTGGATTGTTCAGAGACGCGCGACGGCAAGCTGCTGATCTTCGAGGCGGGGACGGCGATGGTCATCCATACGCTCGATCCCGACGTCGTCTTTCCCTATAAGCGGCCCCAGATGGAGAAGATATTCGACGCTTTCGAGCAAATGCTTCGGCGAAGAGTGCCGGGGTGCTGAGTTTTCTGCTTGAATTGGGCGTTGATGCCCCTCGCGCTTCGAGACGGCTGCTGCGCAGCCTCCTCAGCATGAGGGGCTTCTGCATTCTACGTGAAACACTTAGGCGTCATCCTGAGGAGCGAGCGAAGCTCGCGTCTCGAAGGACGAGGCCGCTTCGGAAGTTTGCCAACAAACTGACGGCTCCTCAGGCGGCCGCCATTTCCAACTCCTTGGGAGCGCGGTCGACGATATCGAGGAAGGCGTCGATACAGGCGGGTTTTCCAATCAGATACCCCTGAGCTTCGTCGCAGTGCTCGCCTGCGAGGAAGCGCAGCTCCTCCGGCGTTTCGACGCCCTCGGCGACGACGGGCAGGCCGAGGCTGCGCCCGAGACCGAGCACGGCGCGCACGATGGTGGCCGATTGATCGCAATTCGTGACCGAGCCGATGAAGGTGCGGTCGATCTTCAATCGGTCGAAGGGAAAGGTCCGCAGATAGGTCAGCGACGAATAGCCCGTGCCGAAGTCATCCATCGCGATCCTGACTCCCATCGCCTTGACGCTCAGCATTGTCTCGAGCGCCCGCTCGAAATCCGCGATCAGCGTCGTCTCCGTGACTTCCAACTCGAGGCGCGCGGGATTGAGGCCAGACACAGAGAGGATGTTCTGCAGGATCGTCGGGAAGTGGCGGTTGTGCAGGCTGGCGGCCGAAATATTGACGGAGATCGAGAGCGGGTTGCGCCATTTGGCGGCTTCGCGGCAGGCGGCGGCCAGCACCCATTCGTCGAGACGCAGCATGATCCGGCTCTCCTCGGCGATCGGGATGAAATCCGCGGGGGGAATGTTGCCGCGCATAGGATGCGTCCAGCGCAGCAGCGCTTCGAAACCGACGATTTGGTTCGTCGATATGTCCGTCTGGGGCTGATAGACGAGATGCAGCTCGTCGCCGTCAATGGCGTTGCGAAGGTCCTGTTCGATGGCGCGACGGTCGTGAATTCTCACCGCCATGACCGGGTCGAAGAGTCGATAGCCGCCGCGCTTCTCCGCCTTCGTCTGATAAAGCGCCATATCCGCATGGGCGAGCAGGGATTCGCGGTCGCGGCCGTCAGCGGGATGAACCGCGACGCCAATGCTTGCCGACATGACAGCGCGCGATTGGCTCGCCTGGTTCTCGGCCCGGATCGCGTCGATGATCGCCTGCGCGACGCGCACGGCGGCGTCACGATCGGCGATATCGGGCAGGATGGCGGCGAATTCGTCGCCGCCGAGGCGGGCGAGCGTTCCGCTCGGGCCCAACACGGAGGAGACGACGCGGGCGAAGGATTTGAGCATGGCGTCGCCTTCGGCGTGCCCGAAGAGGTCGTTCACTTCCTTGAAGTGATCGAGATCGATGACCATCGCGGCCATACGCCCGTTTGAATGGACCGATCGGGCGATCTCACGGTCGAGGATATCGTAGCAATGGCTGCGGTTGGGTAGACCGGTCAGGACGTCGTGATGCGCCAGAAAGCGGATGTGATTTTCGGCTTCTCGCCGCCATCTTATGTCGCGAACAGCTATGGCGATATGCGGGTCGCCGCCGAAGTCGATCATCCGACACAACAGTTCGACGCGGATTCGAATGCCGTTTTTGCAGGCGAGAACGGTTTCGACAGGGATTTTGCTTTCAGCGTCTTCAATCTCGCGGATGGCCTCTGCGGGAAAGAAGGCCGAGAGATTTGCGCCTCGGATGGTCGCGAGATCCATGCCGACAAGAGCGAGAAAACTGTCATTGGCGGTCGTGACCACGCCTTTGCAGCACACGAGAAGCCCTTCGACCGCTGCGTTGGCAAGGCCACGCATCCGCTCGGCCTCCGCCGCGCGGCGCCGACGATCGTTCTCATATAAAAGGCCGAAGAGCGAAAACGTCATGATCAATATGCTCAACACCGCGCCCGCGATCGCCACCGCCGATTGGGGAATCGTGTTTTGAGGAATGGCGATGGTTGGGTCCGGGGCAATGGACATGGCGGACATGCTGGCGAAATGGAGACCGCCGACCGCAGCCATCAAGAAGAGCGTCGCCGCGGCCATCATGGAGTTGGCGCGAAGGGCCGCGCTCACGCCAAGCGTTGAAAAGACTGCGCTGATGAGGAGCGAGGCGACGACGAGCGCGTCATCCCAGTGAATCCGGCCCGCCACCTTGAAGGCCGCCATCCCGAGATAATGCGTCACCGCCAGGCCGATCCCGAGGAGCAGGCCGCCGAGAAGCGCATTAAATGCGGACGGCGCCGAAAGGGCCACCCGGAAAGCAAGCATGGTCACTGCGACTGACGCAGCGAGAGAGGCAAATGTGAGTGTGGCGTCGTAGCCGTGATCGACGCCTGGGGAATAGGCCAGCATGGCGATGAAATGGGTGGACCAGACGCCGAGTCCGATGGCCATGGCGGCGACGGTCAGCCAGGACGGGCGTTTGCCTGCGCTCGTCTCAGCCGCATGAGCGAGCAGTTTGACGGCTGCGAATGAGGTCAGCGCACAAACGCATGCGGCCACGAAGACGAGCCAAGGATCGTGCTGCTCTAGCGTAAAGATGACAGACATGAGCGGGTTCACCTCCGGCTGTCGCGGGCCGGGGCGGGAAAAACCGCGCCGTTCATGTCCGTCAACTGTGCGGCGTCATGCCGAGGGGCGGAATGCCCCTGTCCAGTCTTTTTTTTGAGCATCGCGGGTGGGAGCCTTCCGCGACGTTAAAACAAACAGAAAAACTCTCGCGCAATCAACGAAGGGTCGACTGAGGTTAACGACTAGCGGATTCCGCCAAGCCGGAAAGCGGACGTCGATTATGCCTCTCGCCGTTTTCGCGGTCGCCACCCTCCTACTGTTACGCTATAGACATAAATCAACTTTACCTACTTCCCGTCGCCGTTACAGTCTGGGAAGAATTTCCGTTCTTAGGGCGGAAAGAGTTGGCGCGAACCATGCACTTCATCGGAAAAATCCAACTGCCCCGTGCGCAGGCGCGCCTTGTTTTCCTAGGCGCGGCCAACGCTCTTCTCGCGCCGTTTTCCGCGATCGCCGCGGATGCGCCGCCGCCCGTTTTCAACTGGGGTGGCCTTTACCTTGGCGCGAGCTTCGGCGCCGGCATTCCTCTCCACCGCGGAGAGCGGCTGCAGGCGGGAAGCGGCTTCACGTCGACTATCTATGACCTCTACCCGGCGAGCCATACGCGCACTGGCGTCACGGTCGGCGCTCAAGTCGGCTATAATTGGCAGCGTGGCTCTTGGGTCTGGGGTTTCGAGACGGATTTGAGCCTGCTCGACGGCCGCCGCACGCCCAGCGGCGTTTTCCCCACATCTTTGGCCTATCCGGGCGCGCCATTCTTCACGATGTCCGCAAATGCGAACGCCACTTATTTCGCGAGCATTCGCGCCCGATTTGGTTTCGCCTATGACCGTGCGTTGTTCTATCTGACCGGCGGCGTTGCGGCGGGCGGCGCACGCGGGCCGGCAAAGCTTTCCTTCGGCCCCGGCGTCGATTTCACGGCGGACTGGTCGCAGTCGTCGCGCGCGAAATACGCCGTCGGCGGCGGCTTCGAATACGCCTTCGCCGCCGATTGGTCGGCGCGCGCGGAATATCTCTTTCTCAGCCAGTCTTTGAACACGCAGGTTTTCAACAACGGCTCCAACAATCAATATTTCTCGCGCATTCGCAACGAGAACCATATTCTGCGCTTCGGCTTGAACTACCACTTCGGCGAGAACGAGTTCATCCCCGGTCAGTTGGAGTATGGCGGCCGCAGAAGCGCCGACGCGGGCGATAAGGAAGAAGTCAAGACGGAGCGCTACAGCGTCCATGCCCAGTCAACCAATGTCGTTCAGGCGATTCCGAAATTCTATGCCAGATATGACGGGCCCAAGAGCTTTCCCTCCAAGGGCGTGGGCGATGTTTTGACCCAGAACGATCTCTTCCTGGGGCTTCGCCTTTGGGAAGGCGGGGCCGTCTATGTCAATCCGGAGATCAACCTGGGTTATGGGCCGGGGAATTCGACGGGCTCCGCCGCTTATCCGGACGGGCTCGCCCAAAAGATCGGCCGCGATGCTCCCTATATGCGCTTCCAGCGTTATTTCCTGCGGCAGATCATCGGGCTGGATTCGAGCGGCGATCGCGTCAACGATCCTGACGAAGGTTCGCGGAGCGAAGTGCTGGAATCGGTGCAGAACCAGGTTTCCGGCAAGGTCGACAAGGACCGTATCATCATCACGCTCGGCAAGTTTTCGGTGGGCGACGTCTTCGACGACAACGTCTATGCTCATGATCCCACGACCGGCTTCATGAGCTTCGCGTTCAATTATATGGGCGCCTTCGATTACGTGTCCGACGCCTGGGGTTACACCAATGGGCTTGCCGTCGAGTGGAAGCAGAATTGGTGGACGCTGCGCGCCGGGACGTTCCAGCAATCAACCGTTCCCAACGGCAACGACATCGAGCCTCGACTGTTCAACCAATATATGGGCGTTCTCGAATTCGAAGCGCGCTACGAGCTTCTCGGCCAGCCCGGCGCGATCAAGTTTCTTGCCTATGGCGACAACGGCCGTTTCGCTAAATTTCAGGACGTGATCAATCTCGCCTTGGCGACCGGCAATCTGCCGCCGGACGTCACCGCGCTTCAGCAACGTCACTTCAAGGCGGGCGGCGGCATCAATATCAAGCAGCAGGTTATGGATAATGTGGGTTTCTTCCTGCGCGCGAGCATGGCGGACGGGCGTTATCAGACCGTCGACTATATCGATAACGACCGTCAGGTCTCTGCCGGCTTTGTCTTCGACGGCTCGCTTTGGAACCGTCGCGACGACGAGATCGGCATCGCGGGCGCGATGGCGGGGCTTCACGGCGACCATGTGCGTTATTTCGAGCTTGGCGGCATCGGCACCTATATCGGCGACGGCGCGATGAGCTACGGCGGCGAAAAGAATATGGAGACCTACTACAAGCTCGGTCTCAGCAAGAATTTCGACGTTACCTTCGACTATCAGTTTTTTGTCAATCCGGGGCACAACATGGCGCGCGGGCCGGTCAACGTCTTCAGCCTGCGCGCGCGTGCGGCCTTCTGAGGCGCCGCAACGCGCGTGATTGCAAATGATGGATAATGCGATTATGCGGGGCAAATCCTTCGGAGAGCCCGTGACCGCGCATGACTCGCTTTGACGACCAGGATCGAATTGACGACTACCTAAGACGCCAGGTCTTCGAGGAAGAATGTTTTCTTCGCGCCTATGAGATGGACCCCTATACGCGGATCGTTTATCGGCGTCTTCGCGAGCTGTATTGGACTGTTTCGAGGCTTTTGAAACGTGATAACCACGCGACGGCGTCGAGCGCGTTTGGCAAGCCGATCTTTGCGGGCGTTGCGCAGCTCCTGCCAGGACCGCGCATCTTCATCGACGCGACGGATCTCGTGAGAAGCGGCAAGGCGACGGGCATTCAGCGCGTCGTCAAGGAGATTTCCGTCAACGCCGCTGCGCTCGGTCTGGGGCTGCCCGTTGTCGTTCAGGACGGGCGGCTTGCGGCGGCTTGCGCAGGGTTCGAGAAAATCGAGTGCCGAGAGGGCGACATATTGCTGCTGCTCGACGCCGGCTGGAACCGGCTCGACGAATATACGCAGCTCCGGCAGGATTTCCGAGCGCGGGGCGGTAAGATCGTCGCCTGCCTCTACGATCTCTTCCCGCTGCTTTATCCGACACTTTACAACCCGACGCTGATTGCGAATTTCCAGGCCTGGACGCATCGAGTCTTGCTGGATTGCGACGCGATCGTCGCGATCTCGAAGAGCGTGGCCGATCGTTTCGCCATCTATATCAAAGGGCTCGAGCGCGAGCCGCGAGATGGTATGAAGCTGGGGTGGTGGCGGCTCGGCGCGGATTTCAAGCAAGAAGACAATAAAGCTCCCGCCGCTTCGGTTGAGGCGCTCGCGCGGCGCGCGCCGTTTTTTCTGAGCGTCGGCACCGTCGAGACGCGCAAAGGCTATCCGGTGGCCTTGGAGGCTTTCGAAAGGCTCTGGGCCGAGGGCGTAGACGCGAATTTCATCATCGTCGGTCGTCCGGGTTGGAACGCGGCGGCCTTCGAAAATCGGCTACGCGGGCATCACGAGAAAGGGCGTCGGCTTTTCTGGCTCGACGATGCAAGCGACGAGGATTTGGCTTTTCTGTATCGGGAAGCGCGTGCAGTGGTTCTGCCGACGATGGCGGAAGGCTTCGGTCTGCCGCTGGTCGAGGCGGCGCATTTCGGCGCGCCTGTGATCGCGAGCGACATTGATGTGTTTCGTGAGATCGGGGGCGACGCCGCGTGTTATTTCGATCTTCTCGACGCGGGGAGCCTTGTCGAGCGAATTCGCCAAATGCTCGCCACGGAGAAATACGCGCCGGATATCCCCTCGTTGAGTTGGCGCGACTCAACTGTCGAGCTGATGAAGATGCTGCGCGAGGGTCGGTACCAGCGCAGCCTCGGTTGATCGCGTCTCATATCATTTCCGTTTGAACAGCTCGCATTGGGGCTTGTCATTCCCGGCGGGCTGAAAGCCCGACCGGGAATCCAGAGCCACAAAAGCGCTGGTTTTGCTCTGGATTCCCGATCGCTCGCTTTGCGAGCGTCGGAATGACACTGAACCAATCAAGCGGCTCTCGTATCAGAAGCGGAAAGCCCCGAGAATGTAATCTGGTTGTTTCGGCGAGCAGGGCGCGTCCAGCGGCGTCGGAAAGGTTTCCTGGCTCGGCTCGAAGCGATAGCGCGCTCTGCTGGCGAACGAGATTTCCAGAACGTCTGGGAGCGGAATATTCGCGATGAGACTATAGGGCACGCAATTATTTGCGTGCACATGCGTCACGGCAAAAAGCCGGTGGAGCTTTTCTAAGACGCGCTTGGCGCGGAAATAGAAATGCGGCGAGGCAAGCTGCGAGAGGTCGTGAAATTCGCAGACGATCTGCGCGTGCTTTGCGAGAAGATGGTCCGGAGTAGCGTCGAAGACCTCCCATTCCCATCCTTCGATGTCCATTTTTAAGAAAAGGTCGGGCGCGTCGCTCTTGGAAAATTCCGAGACGAGCGCCGCAAGCGACTCGCTGTCCGGGCCCGGCTGGGCCGTAATCATCTTGCGGTGGAAGCGCAGGAGCGGGTGCGATGAAGGCGCGTTCTCGACCGAGTGGTCGAATTGCTCGACAGGAACGCCAGCCTGCGCCATCGCAAGATCCCAGGCGTCATCGTCGCAAACGCCGAAGGAAAAAGCGTGGATCACGCCGGCAAGATCGTCGAGCTGAACATAGCCGCCATCGCCGGCCGAGCCGACGCGCGCCTTGGCGACGCCGATGGCCTTTTGAGGCTCGAGCAGGCGTAGCGTCGCGCGTAATTCATCTTGCAGCGCCTGCGTCCAGCTCGTCGAACTTTGCGGGAAATGAGGGACCAGCAGATCTTTTATCTCGATGAGGCGTGCTCGAATTTCCTCGTGACGCCAATCCGCGTCATCAATCGATTGCGGCAAAGTCTTGCGTCGCCATTCGTTGTATTTCTTTCCGAGCTCCCCCAGCGTGGTCATTTAGCCCCCTCAGCCCCGTCAGAACGGGTGATATTGGTACAACCAATTCTCCGAAATCACTGTATCGCCGTTCTTCAGGTAGAGGCGCATCTCCACCGGGTCGGTCCCGTCGACGGTGAGGTCGAATTGGGCGCGCCAATGGCCGGGCACGCCGTCAAAAACCGCTTCCGTATAGATGTAGGAGAAGCTCCCGCGCGAGGCCCAGAGGATCGGCTCGGGCTTCACGCCGAAGGGGAGCTTGGCAAGCGGCTCGCCCAGAAACTCTACCATGAATTTACGCACGCCCTTGGGCCGGGGCTTGCCCGGCTGGCCGCCATTGCCGAGCCGCGTCGCGACGCAGCGCGCAAGACCGCTGGGGTAGGGCTCGTCGGCGAGCCAATGTAGGCGATAGGAGAATTCAAAAGCCGCGCCGGGAACCGCGGGCTTTTCGGGAACCCAGATGGCGACGATATTGTCGTGAATTTCGTCGTCGGTCGGGATCTCGATGAGCTGGACGGCGCCCTCGCCCCAATCGCCCTTCGGCTCGACCCAGACGCTCGGACGACGGTCGTAGAAGACATTGTCCTGGTAGTGGTCGTAACTGCGGTCGCGCTGCATCAGGCCGAAGCCCTTCGGATTATTGTCGCCGAAGGCCGAGGCGATGACGCGCGGCGGGTTGTTGAGCGGCCGCCACAGGCGCTCGCCGCTCCCGGTCCACATGCTGAGGCCGTCCGAGTCGTGCACCTCTGGACGCCAATCCACGGCGGTCGGCTTCACGGTCTCGGAGAACCAATACATGGAGGTGAGCGGGGCAATGCCGAAACGGGTGAATTTGCCGCGCAGATAAAGCGCGCAGTCGATGTCCATCACGACGCCCTTGCCGCGCGTCATGAGGAACTTATAGGCGCCGACGATCGACGGGCCTTCGAGCAGGGCGTGGAGCACCACGCCGTCCTCAGTCTCCGGGCCGACATAGATATGCGTGAAATCGGGGAATTCCTCGCTGGCGCCCGCCTGCCAGGTATCGAGCGCGACGCCGCGCGCCGACAGGCCATATTGGCGCAATTCGCCGATGGCGCGGAAATAGGAGGCCCCGAGAAAAGCGACCCAGTCGTTCTTCTTCCAGTCGAGCGAGCCTTCCTTCGATTCCTGGATGCGGAACCCCGCGAAGCCCGCCCCCGGCGGCAGCTGCCGCGCAACGGAATCCTCGGGCATGTTGAAATAGCTCGTGTCGTAAAGGATCTCACGCGCCGCGCCGTTTTCGACGACGTGGATATGCACGGCCTTTTTGAAGAACATGCCGAGATGGAAAAACTCGATCGG
This window encodes:
- a CDS encoding glycosyltransferase family 4 protein: MTRFDDQDRIDDYLRRQVFEEECFLRAYEMDPYTRIVYRRLRELYWTVSRLLKRDNHATASSAFGKPIFAGVAQLLPGPRIFIDATDLVRSGKATGIQRVVKEISVNAAALGLGLPVVVQDGRLAAACAGFEKIECREGDILLLLDAGWNRLDEYTQLRQDFRARGGKIVACLYDLFPLLYPTLYNPTLIANFQAWTHRVLLDCDAIVAISKSVADRFAIYIKGLEREPRDGMKLGWWRLGADFKQEDNKAPAASVEALARRAPFFLSVGTVETRKGYPVALEAFERLWAEGVDANFIIVGRPGWNAAAFENRLRGHHEKGRRLFWLDDASDEDLAFLYREARAVVLPTMAEGFGLPLVEAAHFGAPVIASDIDVFREIGGDAACYFDLLDAGSLVERIRQMLATEKYAPDIPSLSWRDSTVELMKMLREGRYQRSLG
- a CDS encoding FkbM family methyltransferase yields the protein MTTLGELGKKYNEWRRKTLPQSIDDADWRHEEIRARLIEIKDLLVPHFPQSSTSWTQALQDELRATLRLLEPQKAIGVAKARVGSAGDGGYVQLDDLAGVIHAFSFGVCDDDAWDLAMAQAGVPVEQFDHSVENAPSSHPLLRFHRKMITAQPGPDSESLAALVSEFSKSDAPDLFLKMDIEGWEWEVFDATPDHLLAKHAQIVCEFHDLSQLASPHFYFRAKRVLEKLHRLFAVTHVHANNCVPYSLIANIPLPDVLEISFASRARYRFEPSQETFPTPLDAPCSPKQPDYILGAFRF
- a CDS encoding glucan biosynthesis protein, yielding MIEKQDRRSFLKVAAATGALGAVGARPAEAAASRISNVKLGEPAPFSYDALKQEAQRLVRETYRKPNIPAPEITSQIDYEKWGHITYNTDHALFADTKERFPIEFFHLGMFFKKAVHIHVVENGAAREILYDTSYFNMPEDSVARQLPPGAGFAGFRIQESKEGSLDWKKNDWVAFLGASYFRAIGELRQYGLSARGVALDTWQAGASEEFPDFTHIYVGPETEDGVVLHALLEGPSIVGAYKFLMTRGKGVVMDIDCALYLRGKFTRFGIAPLTSMYWFSETVKPTAVDWRPEVHDSDGLSMWTGSGERLWRPLNNPPRVIASAFGDNNPKGFGLMQRDRSYDHYQDNVFYDRRPSVWVEPKGDWGEGAVQLIEIPTDDEIHDNIVAIWVPEKPAVPGAAFEFSYRLHWLADEPYPSGLARCVATRLGNGGQPGKPRPKGVRKFMVEFLGEPLAKLPFGVKPEPILWASRGSFSYIYTEAVFDGVPGHWRAQFDLTVDGTDPVEMRLYLKNGDTVISENWLYQYHPF
- a CDS encoding carbohydrate porin, whose product is MHFIGKIQLPRAQARLVFLGAANALLAPFSAIAADAPPPVFNWGGLYLGASFGAGIPLHRGERLQAGSGFTSTIYDLYPASHTRTGVTVGAQVGYNWQRGSWVWGFETDLSLLDGRRTPSGVFPTSLAYPGAPFFTMSANANATYFASIRARFGFAYDRALFYLTGGVAAGGARGPAKLSFGPGVDFTADWSQSSRAKYAVGGGFEYAFAADWSARAEYLFLSQSLNTQVFNNGSNNQYFSRIRNENHILRFGLNYHFGENEFIPGQLEYGGRRSADAGDKEEVKTERYSVHAQSTNVVQAIPKFYARYDGPKSFPSKGVGDVLTQNDLFLGLRLWEGGAVYVNPEINLGYGPGNSTGSAAYPDGLAQKIGRDAPYMRFQRYFLRQIIGLDSSGDRVNDPDEGSRSEVLESVQNQVSGKVDKDRIIITLGKFSVGDVFDDNVYAHDPTTGFMSFAFNYMGAFDYVSDAWGYTNGLAVEWKQNWWTLRAGTFQQSTVPNGNDIEPRLFNQYMGVLEFEARYELLGQPGAIKFLAYGDNGRFAKFQDVINLALATGNLPPDVTALQQRHFKAGGGINIKQQVMDNVGFFLRASMADGRYQTVDYIDNDRQVSAGFVFDGSLWNRRDDEIGIAGAMAGLHGDHVRYFELGGIGTYIGDGAMSYGGEKNMETYYKLGLSKNFDVTFDYQFFVNPGHNMARGPVNVFSLRARAAF
- a CDS encoding EAL domain-containing protein, which codes for MSVIFTLEQHDPWLVFVAACVCALTSFAAVKLLAHAAETSAGKRPSWLTVAAMAIGLGVWSTHFIAMLAYSPGVDHGYDATLTFASLAASVAVTMLAFRVALSAPSAFNALLGGLLLGIGLAVTHYLGMAAFKVAGRIHWDDALVVASLLISAVFSTLGVSAALRANSMMAAATLFLMAAVGGLHFASMSAMSIAPDPTIAIPQNTIPQSAVAIAGAVLSILIMTFSLFGLLYENDRRRRAAEAERMRGLANAAVEGLLVCCKGVVTTANDSFLALVGMDLATIRGANLSAFFPAEAIREIEDAESKIPVETVLACKNGIRIRVELLCRMIDFGGDPHIAIAVRDIRWRREAENHIRFLAHHDVLTGLPNRSHCYDILDREIARSVHSNGRMAAMVIDLDHFKEVNDLFGHAEGDAMLKSFARVVSSVLGPSGTLARLGGDEFAAILPDIADRDAAVRVAQAIIDAIRAENQASQSRAVMSASIGVAVHPADGRDRESLLAHADMALYQTKAEKRGGYRLFDPVMAVRIHDRRAIEQDLRNAIDGDELHLVYQPQTDISTNQIVGFEALLRWTHPMRGNIPPADFIPIAEESRIMLRLDEWVLAAACREAAKWRNPLSISVNISAASLHNRHFPTILQNILSVSGLNPARLELEVTETTLIADFERALETMLSVKAMGVRIAMDDFGTGYSSLTYLRTFPFDRLKIDRTFIGSVTNCDQSATIVRAVLGLGRSLGLPVVAEGVETPEELRFLAGEHCDEAQGYLIGKPACIDAFLDIVDRAPKELEMAAA